CGAGCCTGGCCAGGCGGTTATGAAAGAGGCCCGGAGTTGACTCGATGCCTAGTCGctgctccaggagcagcatcatccggtagttccggaacgagttggtcgttacgtccatttcccacctattGTTCTTGGGCGTCTGGGATCCGGGAACgacgacaggggccctattgacctcttcttcggaGTGGAGTGTAACGCCCGTTGCCATAACTAACGATCTGGGAACACagaaagaaagaccaagcagtcagtacctaaaccaaagaaagtcggtcaaggtacgggaagtctcctaaggactgcttggagtcccgtcggatcagGTCCGGGACTCCGGGGAGTCCCGAGGCCCTGATTGGGAGAGGAGACTACTAAGGCCAGCCCCTCTTCTGGGAGGCATCTGGATACGAAGCAACCCGAACCAGGCAGCCTTCCTAACGATTTCTAAAGCATAGCCTAAACGCACGCATCAACAGAACACAAGTTCACAAAGGTGGCAAAAGAGTTAAAAAAGACTTACTGTATGGTGTCGACCGTTGAAGGTGATGGCTGTTCGACTGTAAGGatggcagaacctcgttcttgaagtggcgcaGCCGGTGCAGTAGTTCGTCGACGGGATGAACCCGAGAAACGTCGTCAGGTAGAAGAACGGAAGCGGGGTTTCTGGGGAACAGGTGGCGGCGCAGAACTAGTAGGTGGTGGTATATGTCGTCGGCGATGTCGGACATATAAAACTCGAAGAGTGTTTGCGTTTTCTTGAGCTGGTTAGAGGAGGCAAAAGTGCCAAACGTGTTtttcttggggtatttatactgGCCCCCAAATTCTGGCCCCcgatccaacggacaggtgtctcTTCATCAAACGGTCAGAAGTCGTGCAGGGGCATTTGTGAGTCCTTTTAGATTGGATCCTCGCCATCTCGGATTCGACGGCCCAGGAGTGGCGGAGGCCAAAGggcgccccatcctacggtccaccttgTTCCAGGGAATTTAATAATGgcccccccgtgcggatgggacgcctcgAGACATGCACTGACACCCTAGTCTAGacctagcgacccttgggaggtCTAGGCGACCCTTCAAGGCCCGTGCAACAATCACCTGGCGACACGTGTATCGTTTCCATGAAGCGGGCCGAAGGTAAACGGTTCAGGCTAAGCATCCAACCAATGCCACGGCCTTTTGACCCTACCCCCGAGCTCAAGCAAGCACTGGGGAGGCAACCTGGCGAGCGCCGCGGGGATGATGTAACCCTCCTCCCGGCGAGTccgggcgaaggcttggggggtaaatgttatccccatttcctgcatgggctctggGCCTTCGTTTTCGGCCCGCTGCCAGAGGGAAAGCTCGGCacgtgggcccggcccaaggtctcTTGGTATGGAGAGTGCCCAAGGGGACAGGTATGGACCGGGGACTCGGGACTCGGCCCATTGGAGGGTCCGGGATGCCCCTCCGGGTTCGTCCCCGACGAGGATGATCCGGGCGATGCCCAGAGCGCTCGAACCATCGCGGCCTATgcgtcctggtcccggaccctgatATGGTCCAGGCTCATGGTAAATGGAGCGGGCCCAcagtaaacggacctggatcacctaATCCCCCGCTgaaggggccaagcgtccaggaccctgaagcagcctcatttcgcgtgggcattgtccccacttttcgcctgcagaaagggtcacctcgggattgcacactgatgtgtcaggactgcgcagccaagtactctgactggtcttgtctcctgaatcagcctcgtgactcagagtggtcagagccaaagcgccgttttTTCGGGCGAGGCATAGTTCTAAGATCAACCTATTGAGCCTTAGCTGGTCGGAATTTCGAATATTGTATATCTTTTTGTTTTGGGCCTCCATGACAGAGGTCGCTTGTATCCGTCTCCCCGATGGGTCTGGGTTTGGCCCGGCCCAGATCCGATGTTCCCACtggcttataaatataagctgctGAGCACTGTAAAGGCTCTTGGAAGAAAAAAAGAAGGAAGacagaaactctgttcagatattgatagaaaactccattgtaaaagcttcttctagctctaatatattgactcgtggactaaggctagttaatgtcccaaccacgtaaaaaccccgtgtcgatctcctactttcattattattaccagtaaatatttttaattaatagagttgccgaaaatctcggttaacaatgtTTATTCAGATTTAGAGTATATATGTGTACTATTGTAATTAAGTTCTTTTTTGTGATTCATTTTTTTACATTCATTGAttttggtatatatataaatatatatataaatatgtttttgtGTGAAATTTCTTTCAGGTATTATTATGGTAAATTATATTTatggtattcatttttttttgcCAATGATGTTAAAATAATGAGGATGCttattatgttggtgattataggACTTATTgtgttttatattttttaaaggcATACaaagtgtcataaatgcccataataagtcattcttttttctttctgaaatccttatgatgattaaattgggggTATTCTATTATTAAATTGGGAATTTTGTTATACTGTAATTCACAACATCATTAGTCTCCCAACCGTCTCAAATCTTGTCGGCATTCTTACAAGGTCAGTTTTTGTTTAATAATCTCTAAGAGAGATTAATAAactaattttacatatttatattGTTGGTTCTCTCATTCATTCGTTAATATATTATAGTAAAATatactatttaattataatttgaagtcTTTAATTCATTGGTGCAGGGAATATCATAGGACTGACTTTTAAGGTGGATGCCTAGATTTATTAGGAAGAATATTGAGAAAATAAACATGATTGAGTGTGCAGTGATTTGGAGAAAGAATTATGTTGTCTTGTTGAGatttattgtattatatatttttaagtttatggatttataatattataatgaatttttattgataATTATTTAATCTCATGGGGATTTtatgtattatttacatttcaattgtatgaataaatattgtatgtatatgaatttttattctgataaatattttttttttacaagttatgttaataattattaattatgtgagtaatttttttatttaaatttatatcaaacttcaattgttaaaaatataattaaaagttttaaaaaatatatatcaaaaaattattatttatatatataaatttaatgttacggtgacacttattaactgtcggcgttgccagcaacgtcGACACGTATTAATtgtcggcgtagctaccctacgacgacacttattaactgtcggcgtagctaccctacgacgacacttattaactgtcggcgtagctaccctaCGCCGgtataggcaaatacgacagttagtcgactgtcgtcattgctcaatagcgacaattaaaaactgtcgggaaatcccaattttgtagtagtgagtgtTCAAGTAAAATTTGCGACAACTTATAAGTGTCACCATAAAGCGATAGAGACAGTTGCTAACTATTATCACAAACAGCGACAGTCAATGACTGACAGTTAAAAACTATCGTTGTTGTCATTTACGATGACAGTTAGTAACTGTCATTAAAAGAAAGAACAACAATTTTTAACTATTGCCGAAGAGGTAATCAACATCAATTTTTAACTGTCAATATTTTCTTTTGATGACAATTAATAACTATCGCTAAAACTCAAACTTGAGCCTACACCGCTTTTGGTGGCAATTTTGTAAATGTTGCTAAAAGTCAGCAAGAGAATTTAAAAACTATTGTGAAAATGGATTTTTGGCATAGTGGCAATAATGATGAGATTAGGTCTTCGACAAATCAGACCTTTATTTTACAAGTGTATATATGATGAGATTAGTTCTCTTAAGAGAGAATGATGGATGGAAAGGGGCGAACATCAAGATAAATATAGAATTACTTTTTTggcaagaaagaaaaggaagggagATAAAAGATAGAGGTATAATTTCTCCCTCCAAACCTATAAAGACAACCTCTCAAATTTTAATAGGATGtgtaataaaaaagaaaaaaatatatataagttaataaaatgagtaatatgATAGTTTTAGCAATTAATTATTTTCTCTTCATATATACTTTTAACTTCGCCTCTAAAATCAACATAGAAAAGAGTTAGGATCATCTCTATATCCTTATTCCTAGGCTCTTCATCACCCTAAACATATAGCTTATGCATTGGACATTAATTCATTCCATAGTTTTAACAATTTCTCTTCAATATATATAccctaatcatatatatataacctACTAGATATAAACAACGTGCAATATCcatatttgcttaattttatttatagaattaataattatttttattaaatttatattaatgtcatataaattttaaataaatatcaaattttaattaaataatttatttatttttgtttaagtttatatttgttaaagtttttgaatttagagtgacaacaagaaattatatattatatgtttaatgtaatattaaatattatacgtgaattttaaatttaagtttcttgctagtttttttttaaaaatgatttgttgctaattgatagtagattatattatttgtttaatatgaaattattttaataagtgagtttaagtttaattaaattttatttaagataaaatatataattttattatttttaaataattatcatagtaaaatatcttatttccaCAATTAATTTTCTCTTAAGTGAACATACCCTAAACATATAACATGTATATGCTTTATTGAATATTCATTTCCCACTAAatattattttcataaaaaaCAATTATTAATCGATAGGATCATACTGTACATGGAAAAGACAATTGTCACTGTTTAgcaataaaaagaaaaaacatgcatgcatgcatatatATGTAGAAAAAAAAACATGCTGCTAAATAAAATTTGTCTGTATATAAAAAAAGATTTTGTGgtctaaattaaattaagtatGCCTTTCTATCTATCTATTAAATTAAGATTTTGTGGTCTAGATGGAGAACTTGCTCGGGCAACTTGATTTTTGTGAGATATTGACGTGAATCACGCGATCAATTTTGACTCAAAATAActaaaatttataataatatgttaaCAAGTTTTTTTCTTATGCTAATTATCAATTGGAGAAAGCACccatttaataatatatttatatgagaTATTTCCCAAACTCTATGGAAAatgctattttatttatttattattattattaattttttgtagAAAGGTGAATGATATTATTTTGCAAGACTAACATATATACAAGGGAAATCCCAGtcgattttattattattattattattattactaaaaaattggTTGTTTTGTTTgttaatattgttaatatatcTTTAAATAAAACTACACTACTTAGGGTCTAACCAAAAGGGAAATCCCTTTGTTGGATACACTAAACTtcaaaatattttcatttttaacTACAATTTTAAGAAGATATGGTTTGTGGTAAAATTGTCTAGAATATTTGCTTTTTGGTGGAACTAAATTGAGCTTAAGCAATTGGTATTCCagtccattttttttctttaattcatAGTGGTTTAGTGACCTTTCAAGTAGACGTAAATACTATTATGGAATTTTATCAGTCTTTCAAGTTGAAGTTTTTTTGTTTTGATATTTAAGTTTTATTGTCTAATGTTCTGATTACATTTCTCTCTCTTGCTAGTTGCAATTTTATATTGTGGTCGAAAGACTATGGCATGCTCTTTGGTTAAACCATGAGCTTTGTTGGATAAAAAGATTCTCACCtccaatatatatttgtttttcatTAATAAGGTATATTCccacaaaataaataataataattcacaCTCTTTATACTAAACTAGCCTCTTAATgcaaaacaattaaaaatattattggcCTCCCTCTCCCAACCTTCAAATTCACCATTATAAATCTTTAACTGACACCAAGTCTAAATTAATTAAAGGGTCAATACTATTTCACGTCCTTAAGTTTTTGCTTAATTCCCCAATGTCccctatttaaaaaaaatacatttttaggCTATGTATATGGTAATGGACCCTAGCTAAATGTGAATTcaatcaaaatatttttatcctCAAACTTTATTTACGAGGCATCAACATGGAAAACGTGTGAATCTAGTAACAAAAGCATCAATCTTTATAAGGTTATATTTGAGAACATTTCAACTAATTTTGATTGAGATTATCATTTGTAAGTATTAtacaaaacacaagatccaaatatattttaaaatagatGATATACATCATGGAATTAACATAAACCACTTTAAAGTTTTCTTTAGTgtctttcttcattttttttaatttattcatcCGTACAAAACTTATTTGGtggaaaaatatttttcatacataatttcatactacaaaaaatcttagttttagtcacaataaattttgtgactacaagtaaaaaatttgtgactaaaatCACACAAAATATATATCGTGACAAAAAAATTGTTACTAATGGCTACATTTATTTGTaatgatatattattattattattatcatatgaATCACGTTAGAATCAAGAAGATTGTCCACATTCATGTATTTAAACAATGGAAGTAGGTACAAGTACATTACTATTGGCTCTTCAAACTTATCTGTACTAGTATACGTTTCCTAATATAGCTAGGTAGGGCCAATGCACCAACAGATCAAAACTACTATTTATATAAGCCACATTTACCAAGTGCACTAGTACTATAAATAGAAGCTCTCCAACACTGCTATCGGTATAATTATAAGCCAATTAAATTCATCAGTATTGATCTTCTCAGTTTCAGAAAAATACAGGCAAAACAAATATATAATGGAAGTAGAGCAAGTCCTCCACATGAATGGTGGTGTCGGCCAAACTAGCTATGCCAACAACTCCTCTCTTCAAGTATGTGCATTTTATTATGCATAATCTCTCTGTTCTCTCCCTGATGTTTATACATTTATGTGTTTAATGTTGTTGTGTAACAAAAAAACATTTGGTTTCATGTATGACAATAGAAAGTGGTGATATCAACTGCGAGACGAACACTGGAAGAGAGCATTACAGATCAAGTTTATTGTAATAAAGTAGTCTTCCCAGAGTGTCTCAAAATAGCAGACTTGGGCTGCTCTTCAGGCCCCAACACACTGACTGCGGTGTCTTATATTTTGGACATTATTGAAGCCACTTGCCAATCCTTGAACATGAACAAGTCACCAGCTTTTCAAGTTTTCCTCAACGATCTTCCTGGGAACGATTTCAACGCCATCTTCCGATCCTTTTCGAGCTTCTATGAGCGGCttaagaaagaaaagggtgacaAGTTTGGACCCTGCTTCATCACAGCCATGCCAGGGAGTTTCTATGGGAGGCTTTTTCCTGACAATTCTATGCATATTGTTCACTCTTCTTACAGTTTGCATTGGTTGTCGCAGGTTAGTTTATTAAGATtgaaaaactatatatttttttctatctatatatatatagtaatactaattattaattatatttcaaataattaagGTTCCAAAGGAGTTGGTGAATAACATAACCGGAGAAGCACATAACAAAGGAAATATATACATTTCGGAGACAAGCCCTCCTGTGGTGTTCAAAGCATATTTGAATCAATTTCAAAAGGAtttcataaatttcataagatATCGTTCAGAGGAAATAGTCCCTGGAGGTATCATCGTATTAACAATCATCGGCAGTACTAAGAGTGATTCTCCTAAGAGTATTTGGGAAATACTAGGAAGGACACTAAATGACATGGTCAAAGAGGTACATGTATATACATAGAATCATGTATTAATTAAAGACCAAGATTGATTTTTACATTTTACCATCATCCACTAACACATGTCTAACATTACATATTTATTGTATGAAATTTAATTTTCAGAATATAATTGAAGCCGAAAGTCTGGACAACTTCAACATGCCATTATATTTTCCAAATGCAGAAGAAGTGAAAAGAGTGGTTCAAGAAGAAGGATCTTTCTCCGTACAGAAGCTCAATGCTTTCGAAATGGCTTGGGATGCAGGTTTCCCTACTGCCCAAGAAGACGATAACACTAATAATGAAAAGCATAAGAGAGGGAAATATGTTTCTGATTACATGAGAGCAGTTGCAGAGCCTATTTTGGTGAAACAATTTGGAGAAACTATAATGGATGAATTATTTAGTAGGTTTGCAGAAAAGATCATTGAGTCCATGGCCCAAGAGAAATGGCAGTACGTGAACTTAGTTATTTCTTTGACGAAGAATTAGTCAACTACAAAATCTACAATTTGGAGAATTTGCTAGCTAGCTACTTAAGGATTTGGTATTGAATAATTTGTTGGGTGTActttttctaatattttaattGCTTAGTGCTTGTGTGTGcgtatatattatttaataattgctaaatctattattttaatattaaaatggTGCCCGTTATCCTTCTTTGTTAACTATATAACCTAAAATCACCCCAACCTAATCTTTGACCTTGATCATCCTATCTTAAATAacgaaataaaaatcatattttttgaaGGGGACAAAATCTATACCCCAagttaattaatatataagtagCTAGTGGGAAATGTAATAATTGTATATGTTGGTTGCCAaacgtctctctctctctctctctctctctctctctctctctctctctctctctctctctctctctctctctctctctctctctctctctctctgcatTGCAAGCCCCTCTGAAAATGCCAACAAATTTCGACATCGCCTTCAATCGCAAATATTGATTAAGGAttactcactactacaaaaaagtcATTTGTGTCAGTTTCTAAATatcacaattgagtttttgcgtcatTTGTATATGTGACACAGAATCCCATGATGCAAACGCATTAAAGGAGCATTGTCACAACTTGACATTTGTTacgtcagttgggcactgtcacaaatgTCACATTTGTGATAGTTGGGCACTAACGCAAATgttgtattaaaaaaaataaaaaataaacgcTATGAACCCCGACCAGTGTACCCATCCCTCAGCCATCCTAGGCCCCTTGTATCCAGTCCCCAACCAGCTACCTCTCAACCCCAGCAACCCTAGCCACCCCCACGACCCCAGCCACATACATAACCCCTGCGAACCCACTCAGAGAAAAAATCAAGAGGAGGGtttttgtattttggtttttcaaaCAATATAAACTTTAGAATCATAAATCtatagaaatttttttttaaaaaaaactatgtataagattcataaacatattatattcatcaatttaaccttaaaataaaaaaaaaaaactcaccatgGGTCTAGGATGTCAGAGGCGCCGCTAGTTCTTGGGAAAAAacctaagttttgaatttgggagaaTGAGGGGCTCAGATTCGATGGATGGGATTTAATACTGGGAGCACCTTTTGCGTTAGTGGACAACTGACACTAACGGcgtgtttgcgtcagtggggcattgCCGCGAACGGTTAAGCAAAATGCGTGTTTTGCTTAACCGTTTGTGTTAGTGCCCCCACTGATGCAAACATGCCATCAGTGTCAGTTGCCCACTGACGTAAACTTCGCCAATCAACAGTGTCAATGTTATCACTAACGCAAATGCCCCTGCATTTGTGGGAGTGCTCAACTGCCCAAAATGTTGATTCTTGGTCAACggcgtcagtcaactgcgttgactgacaCAAAATGGGTATTTTGGTGTAATGACTATCATACCATTCACCACCATCACGAATACTTGTAGCTTTGGTTTAGTCTCAAGATTAACCATTGCACATACTTGGAACTTGGGTTAGGGCTTTGAAATTGAGATTGAGTTTGGGAACTATAACGTCTTGAAAGCTTTAATATTAagtgctttgattagtgtgctgggaggacCCATAAAATTTTGAACTCAATTTGGGGTTTCGAAGCACCGAGAATGACCACACTAGGGGTGTGCGCGACCATGCCAGTGCCCCAAAAACCCTAAACTTTCGGAGTAATGTGGGTTTTCTGATTTTTGGGAAATAAGCTCGAGGATTCTAGGATCTGATTTGGGGTCCCACTTTGGGGTACGGGGGACGATTCCATTAACCAATTGAATGAAATTGGAGGTTTCGAGAGTTAGGGTTTAGCTTTGGAGCTTGTCATTAGACTTAGTTCCTAATGAGCATATCAttcatgttgtgactagggtttccgaaGGCTCGGGAAAAGGATCGCACTTTAGGTCATTCCGTCTTCAGCCCGAGactcgagataagaaaactgGCACATACACATAGAGCAGGACACCGACCCCAATGGTTGTATGCAACAATTATAAACGTTTTCTTGAATGTTAGTTAGGGTTATGTACCTTATCTTATCTCTATGTTGTTGCATCTGTTtgcattatatatatttttggttgATTGACATTGGTTGTATTTGGCGATAAACATGAGGAATGTAGGCCAAGATGGCAGGGCCAGTATGGGGGTATTGTACACCCTCGCTCGACACAGACTGTAAATGTTGTGCTCTAGTGATGCACCTCGCTCGGCACAGGTTGTGTTACTTATTTGTATTTTGAAATAGATTGTTTATTATTGGTGAAGTATGTTGTTTGCTagttatgctttattgaatattTGTTATGCCATGTTGGTTTTCTTACTGGGTCTTCgttcacgagtgctctatggtgcaagtaagggcaagggaaatgtcgactagccatgagttggaggactTTGGAGCGGTGCATACACATTCAACCTGCTCGGCCGCTACAGTTGAGATACTTTTGAAAGACTTATGGTACAACTCTAGTTTTTCCACTTAGGCCGACTATTTTTGTAACATTTGTTGTAACTACATTTGGTTTGAAACTCTTGTTGGGATCCCCTGTAACATTTAAGGTTTTAATGGaattgaccaaaaaatttaataactaaacctttgtttaaattttaattacacttttgagtccaaatgacttacaattttaaacacacggtgCATGTAACAATCatggattagtagggcattacaggaaCATTCTCACACAAAATCGATAAGCGAACTCTGCTATATCCGttttctaggtttttttttttttacaattgaCCAAATGCTCACTGATGAAAATCATTGAGAACACAAGTCATAATACAAGATGGAATTTCGTCCAACCAAGTACCATTGCTTTCTATCTAAAGTGCATATCTAGATAAACCATGAACAGCGGTATTATCATTTCGCTACACATGAGCCAAACATACATTTGGAAAGACAGATAACAAGGATCTAATGTTCCTAAGTGATACAATCCcattgagaaaaaaaaatctctagCCGAGACAATAGAATGAACAACAACCTCTAAGTTTCTCTCAATAAAAGAAACCAAGAAACCAAGCTTTAAGCAccaagtaaaagaaaaatatattgcCAAAGCGTCCGCATCTTCTAGTTATTTTAGGTTTAAGCATAGGCATAGAAATTTTTTTTGTCGCTAATTTAATTGAGAGAATCACGCCAATCGCAGAATCTCACTTGCTATACGATTCATTTTAATTAAGAATGGAATTTGTGAAATTCGAATATAAGGGTGTATTTGGAAAGCCACCATGTAATTGGATTTGGATGTAATTCAGAGTAATTAATCAATTAGTCGTGTTTGTCTGAGCATGTAATTACACAGTAACTTCGTAGTTGGAAGTAATTGAGGGGTCCCAATTACACTCTCCAATTCTCATTGCCCCCCATGCGAAATGGGTGtaattacactgtgtaattaCTAATTACTATTGATTTTAAATAGTTCTTATTACATAATGTTATTTTTCAGTGTAACTACTAACTGCTTTTCTAAACATGACAATATCAATACAACAAAAATTACTTTTAGGATCGCGGATGTCGCCGTTAATAACTCCCAAAGTCGCCCCTAATGAGTCGATGCTAATATTCATTATTATCAGTGGCAAAttaagtcgcccctaataatcaaACATTAGGGGGGACATTTTCTCCCCTGATACTTTGAGAGTCGCATTAGAAAAAGGTGCTCCCAGAATCAAATTTCGCCCATAATATTGTCTTATTAGGGGCGACTTGTCGCCcctaatatatttttataaataaaaataataaaaaataaatttttaaaagaaaatataaaaaaaattaaaataatgttTTTTCAATTCATTAAAACAATAATATCCaatttaaatatgcataaaaataataattcgtTCAGATAACAAAACTAATATCCATGcatacaaaaatatattaattaaaattaattgtttaataCAAAATCTAATCTCTCAAATCCACATCGTCGTTTGTATCGTCAACTTCCGGTGCCTGCCAAGTCTGCGGTAGTTGTGGTATCTACGGAGGCATCATCCATGGATAATGTGGGAGTAACGATGATCCTCCCgctccatacatgtatggatagAGATAGAGCAGTGGTTGAGATGACAGTCCACTAATATGAGA
The Humulus lupulus chromosome 6, drHumLupu1.1, whole genome shotgun sequence DNA segment above includes these coding regions:
- the LOC133781744 gene encoding S-adenosyl-L-methionine:benzoic acid/salicylic acid carboxyl methyltransferase 3-like, producing the protein MEVEQVLHMNGGVGQTSYANNSSLQKVVISTARRTLEESITDQVYCNKVVFPECLKIADLGCSSGPNTLTAVSYILDIIEATCQSLNMNKSPAFQVFLNDLPGNDFNAIFRSFSSFYERLKKEKGDKFGPCFITAMPGSFYGRLFPDNSMHIVHSSYSLHWLSQVPKELVNNITGEAHNKGNIYISETSPPVVFKAYLNQFQKDFINFIRYRSEEIVPGGIIVLTIIGSTKSDSPKSIWEILGRTLNDMVKENIIEAESLDNFNMPLYFPNAEEVKRVVQEEGSFSVQKLNAFEMAWDAGFPTAQEDDNTNNEKHKRGKYVSDYMRAVAEPILVKQFGETIMDELFSRFAEKIIESMAQEKWQYVNLVISLTKN